In Candidatus Methylomirabilota bacterium, the following are encoded in one genomic region:
- a CDS encoding bifunctional 3,4-dihydroxy-2-butanone-4-phosphate synthase/GTP cyclohydrolase II: MFATIEEAIEEIRQGRILIVVDDEDRENEGDLLMAADKVTPEAVNFMAKFGRGLICMPMTGERLDELKISMMVSDNTAPLGTAFTITVDARRGVTTGTSAYDRAVTIRTLVDPHARAEDLTRPGHILPLRAMPGGVLRRAGHTEAAVDLARLADCTAAGVICEVMDEEGGMARVPQLQELGRRHGLKMITIKDLIEYRTQKEKLVRRIATTRLPTEFGEFTAIAYEATVYSRVHLALVMGEVAGDAPVLVRMHSECLTGDVFQSRRCDCGEQLQKALATIQQEGRGVVVYLRQEGRGIGLHNKIRAYELQDLGQDTVEANHALGFKADLRDYGIGAQILVDLGLKNLRLLTNNPKKIVGLEGYGLHFVERVPIEIPANPENRRYLSTKRDKLGHLFSSLP; encoded by the coding sequence GTGTTCGCGACGATCGAGGAGGCCATCGAGGAGATCCGGCAGGGCCGGATCCTCATCGTCGTCGACGACGAGGACCGCGAGAACGAAGGCGACCTCCTGATGGCGGCCGACAAGGTCACGCCGGAGGCGGTGAACTTCATGGCCAAGTTCGGCCGGGGGCTCATCTGTATGCCGATGACGGGCGAGCGCCTGGACGAGCTGAAGATCTCGATGATGGTCTCCGACAACACGGCGCCGCTGGGGACCGCCTTTACCATCACGGTCGACGCCCGGCGCGGCGTCACCACCGGCACGTCGGCCTACGACCGCGCGGTCACGATCCGGACGCTGGTCGATCCCCACGCGCGCGCCGAGGACCTCACGCGTCCCGGCCACATCCTGCCGCTGCGCGCGATGCCGGGCGGGGTGCTGCGGCGGGCGGGCCATACTGAGGCGGCGGTCGATCTCGCCCGGCTGGCCGACTGCACCGCGGCCGGGGTGATCTGCGAGGTGATGGACGAGGAAGGCGGCATGGCGCGCGTGCCCCAGCTCCAAGAGTTGGGTCGGCGGCACGGCCTCAAGATGATCACGATCAAGGACCTCATCGAGTACCGCACGCAGAAGGAGAAGCTCGTCCGGCGGATCGCGACCACGCGGCTGCCCACCGAGTTCGGCGAGTTCACCGCGATCGCCTACGAGGCGACCGTCTACAGCCGCGTGCACCTGGCGCTGGTGATGGGCGAGGTGGCCGGCGACGCGCCGGTGCTGGTGCGCATGCACTCCGAGTGCCTGACCGGCGACGTCTTCCAGTCGCGCCGCTGCGACTGCGGCGAGCAGCTCCAGAAGGCGCTGGCGACGATCCAGCAGGAGGGCCGGGGCGTCGTCGTCTACCTGCGCCAGGAGGGACGCGGCATCGGGCTGCACAACAAGATCCGCGCCTACGAGCTGCAGGACCTCGGCCAGGACACCGTCGAGGCCAACCATGCGCTCGGCTTCAAGGCCGACCTGCGCGACTACGGCATCGGCGCGCAGATCCTCGTCGACCTCGGGCTCAAGAACCTCCGGCTGCTCACGAACAACCCGAAGAAGATCGTCGGCCTGGAGGGCTACGGCCTGCACTTCGTCGAGCGCGTACCGATCGAGATCCCGGCCAATCCCGAGAACCGCAGGTACCTGAGCACCAAGCGTGACAAGCTCGGGCACCTGTTCTCCTCGCTTCCCTGA
- a CDS encoding riboflavin synthase, producing the protein MFTGIVEELGAVARVARGAATMRLEIRAKTTLEGSEVGASIAVNGACLTVVERRPDGLAFDVGPETLGRTALGRLVSGAHVNLERPLRLGAPLGGHLVLGHVDGVGTIEGITRVESTARVRIALAGPDLEPFLVPKGSVAVDGVSLTIAALGPTSFEVMLIPYTLEATTLGRLEVGQAVNIETDVIGKYVVRSLALKGA; encoded by the coding sequence ATGTTCACCGGGATCGTCGAGGAGCTGGGGGCGGTCGCCCGCGTCGCGCGGGGCGCCGCCACGATGCGGCTCGAGATCCGGGCGAAGACCACGCTCGAGGGCAGCGAGGTGGGCGCCAGCATCGCGGTGAACGGCGCCTGCCTGACGGTGGTCGAGCGCCGGCCCGACGGCTTGGCCTTCGACGTCGGCCCCGAGACGCTGGGGCGCACCGCCCTCGGCCGGCTGGTCTCGGGCGCCCACGTCAATCTGGAGCGGCCGCTCCGGCTGGGGGCCCCCCTGGGAGGTCACCTGGTGCTGGGGCACGTGGACGGGGTGGGAACCATCGAGGGCATAACCCGTGTAGAATCAACGGCGCGGGTGCGGATCGCCCTGGCGGGCCCCGACCTGGAGCCGTTCCTGGTCCCCAAGGGGTCGGTGGCCGTGGACGGCGTGAGCCTCACGATCGCGGCCCTGGGGCCGACGAGCTTCGAGGTGATGCTGATCCCGTACACACTGGAGGCGACGACGCTGGGTCGGCTGGAGGTGGGGCAGGCGGTGAACATCGAAACGGACGTGATCGGCAAGTACGTGGTCCGATCACTCGCGCTCAAGGGGGCGTGA
- the ribD gene encoding bifunctional diaminohydroxyphosphoribosylaminopyrimidine deaminase/5-amino-6-(5-phosphoribosylamino)uracil reductase RibD, with amino-acid sequence MRRALELAEDARGLTSPNPLVGAVVVSGEGQIVGEGFHAAAGRPHAEIEALAAAGDRARGATLYVTLEPCAHHGRTPPCAPAIVAAGIRRVVTAIGDPNPLVSGRGFEALRAAGLEVTVGLLEREAAQQNRVFITAMRERRPHVTLKAAMTLDGKIADPHGASQWITGQAARREAHRLRSESDAIVVGLGTVLRDDPRLTVRLERAWPREPYRVVLDTEARTPPAARLITAGTAARALIAVAASAPAARLRQLEAAGATVVRLPARDGRVDPGAVLAELFAREVRSVLVEGGAEVHAAFLDAGLVDRVAVFIGPRLLGGRDAPSAVGGAGRALKDAVRLGELAVRRVGDDLLIEAEVLRERA; translated from the coding sequence ATGCGTCGCGCGCTGGAGCTGGCCGAGGATGCCCGCGGGCTCACCTCGCCCAACCCACTGGTGGGGGCGGTGGTCGTGAGCGGGGAGGGCCAGATCGTGGGCGAGGGGTTTCACGCCGCGGCGGGGCGGCCCCACGCCGAGATCGAGGCGCTGGCCGCGGCGGGGGACCGCGCGCGAGGGGCCACACTCTACGTCACCCTCGAGCCTTGCGCTCACCACGGGCGCACCCCGCCCTGCGCGCCGGCCATCGTCGCCGCCGGCATCCGGCGCGTCGTGACGGCGATCGGCGACCCGAACCCCCTGGTGAGCGGGCGGGGATTCGAAGCGCTGCGCGCCGCCGGCCTCGAGGTGACGGTGGGCCTGCTCGAACGGGAAGCCGCCCAGCAGAACCGCGTCTTCATCACCGCGATGCGGGAGCGGCGACCGCACGTCACGCTGAAGGCGGCGATGACGCTGGACGGGAAGATCGCCGACCCGCACGGCGCCTCGCAGTGGATCACGGGCCAGGCGGCGCGCCGGGAGGCCCACCGGCTGCGCAGCGAGAGCGACGCCATCGTCGTCGGGCTGGGGACCGTGCTGCGCGACGACCCGCGGCTGACGGTGCGCCTGGAGCGGGCGTGGCCCCGGGAGCCGTATCGCGTGGTGCTGGATACAGAGGCCCGGACCCCGCCCGCCGCGCGCTTGATCACCGCGGGCACGGCCGCGCGCGCCCTCATCGCCGTCGCCGCGAGCGCGCCGGCCGCGCGTCTGCGCCAGCTCGAGGCCGCGGGGGCGACGGTCGTGCGCCTGCCCGCGCGCGACGGCCGCGTCGATCCCGGCGCCGTGCTCGCGGAACTCTTTGCGCGGGAGGTCCGCAGCGTGCTGGTCGAGGGCGGGGCGGAGGTGCACGCGGCCTTTCTCGACGCCGGCCTCGTCGACCGGGTCGCGGTCTTCATCGGGCCGCGCCTCCTGGGCGGCCGTGACGCCCCCTCGGCCGTGGGCGGCGCCGGCCGCGCGCTGAAGGACGCCGTGCGCCTCGGCGAGCTGGCGGTCAGAAGGGTGGGCGACGACCTCCTGATCGAGGCCGAGGTCCTCCGCGAGCGCGCCTGA
- the ftsY gene encoding signal recognition particle-docking protein FtsY — translation MKFLGALGDRLSAGLRRSREYLAAELAAVLPPERPIDEILYTELEEVLVAADLGAPLAADFTNRAREEVMFGTVTRADQLRPLFRRFLGDILAPAAQPLDLDHRPAVVLMLGVNGSGKTTTCAKLAAALTRSEKQVLLAAADTFRAAAIEQLETWGHRIGVEVVRQEPGSDPAAVVFDAVKAATARNLDALIIDTAGRLHTKSNLMMELVKLKRVIERQLPGAPHESLMVLDAPTGQNGFAQARMFNEAIGLSGVVLTKLDGTAKGGIVVRIARELKLPIKLVGVGEKVEDLGPFDPPRFIDALVPAA, via the coding sequence GTGAAGTTCCTGGGCGCCCTGGGCGACCGACTGAGCGCGGGGCTCAGGCGGTCGCGAGAATATCTCGCTGCGGAGCTGGCGGCGGTCCTCCCGCCCGAGCGCCCCATCGACGAGATCCTCTACACGGAGCTGGAGGAGGTCCTGGTCGCCGCGGATCTGGGCGCGCCGCTGGCTGCCGACTTCACCAACCGCGCCCGTGAAGAGGTGATGTTCGGTACCGTCACCCGCGCCGACCAGCTCCGGCCGCTGTTCCGCCGTTTCCTGGGCGACATCCTGGCCCCCGCGGCGCAGCCCCTCGACCTCGATCACCGGCCGGCGGTGGTGCTGATGCTCGGCGTCAACGGCTCCGGCAAGACGACGACCTGCGCCAAGCTGGCAGCGGCGCTCACCCGATCGGAGAAGCAGGTGCTGCTGGCCGCCGCCGACACGTTCCGCGCGGCGGCCATCGAGCAGCTCGAGACCTGGGGTCACCGGATCGGCGTCGAGGTCGTCCGACAGGAACCGGGCTCGGATCCCGCGGCCGTCGTCTTCGATGCCGTGAAGGCGGCCACGGCGCGCAACCTCGATGCGCTCATCATCGACACGGCGGGGCGGTTACACACGAAGTCCAACTTGATGATGGAGCTGGTCAAGCTCAAGCGCGTCATCGAGCGCCAGCTGCCCGGCGCGCCGCACGAGAGCCTGATGGTGCTCGACGCGCCGACCGGACAGAACGGCTTCGCCCAGGCGCGCATGTTCAACGAGGCGATCGGGCTGAGTGGCGTGGTGCTCACCAAGCTCGACGGTACCGCCAAGGGCGGCATCGTGGTGCGAATCGCGCGCGAGCTGAAGCTTCCCATCAAGCTCGTGGGGGTGGGCGAGAAGGTCGAGGACCTCGGGCCCTTCGATCCCCCGCGGTTCATCGACGCCCTGGTACCGGCGGCCTGA